ACGGCAGTTTGCAGtagtaaaattatttcagccaCCTTTTAGGTTCAGCTGTAACTTGACATGTAGGAACTTATTCCTAGTCTTTCAAATAATGGTATAAAAGAGAAAGCAAGATTTTTCTTGAGGACTATCAAAAGTGATCAGTCACACTGACAGAAACTTGCACACTCAGCAGAACTGCTACCCTTACCGTCAGATTGGCCTTCATGGATTGATTCAGCTGGAGTGCTGGGATGTAGTTGGCATGCTGCAGATGGTGGACTAAGAGGAATTCATGGTTCTGAACACCAGATTTGGTCTGTAAAAACTTCTCCAAACACTCCTGTGAGAAAATTAACACATTTCAAACATCATTACCATTCTGCCTCCTCTCTTGCCAAAGAgacaagtttttttttgtttcttctccaAACTCactttttctgtgtctgtgaaGGGCAGCTTCAGCAAATCCTCCATCAGCCCCATCTCCTGACAGATTTCATACATGTGCTTTAGCAGCTCTTCTATGTTTAACTTCGTGGTGTGTTGCTGCAACAGACCCCAAGCCTCCACCATGCACCTGCAGTTAAGGTTTAGGACATGGAAAAGAATGGAAACCCTGAGGCCAAAAAGATGCCCCACAGTGAGGGTAGCCATTCAAAGCTCAAAGGAAATGGAGGGGAGCCCCATTTGTGCCATCAGTTCTCCACATTTCCCAAGATGTGAATGCCAAAAGAGGGGAGGTTCCTTACCTGTTGGACAAGAGCACGGTGAGGAACAGCCGcacctcactgctgctggacATGGACGGCTTCATCATCTGCATGTACCTGAGGGCTCGCCTGTGCTCCCCCTGGCACATCAGGGACTGGATTATCCTCATGTGCTGCCATGACACTGTCTTGAGTGTAGCTGGATGgaagagcagggccagggaatTCTGCACAAGTTGAGAACAGCTTCATCACCATAGATACACACAGCCAGGCAACAAAGAGTCAAAACTTTCTGCAGCAAGGCTGGACGTGGGTTAGACCAACTCAGAGGTCTAAATAAGAAAATACTTGATCCAGGACACATCAGTAAAATTCTTCAgtatttgcaggaaaaaaaaaatcagcgaTACAATTGTGAATGTCGTAAAACTAACTATTCAGATTTTTGTAAGTTCATGAAATTCTGTGTACAAACATctctttttataaatacattacTAAATAATAAGTTACTTGATAATCAAATTGGTTCTGTTCACATAGTGACAGGTAAAAAACAACCTAAAGCACTGGGAAGATCAGGCTGACACATCACTCCTGCAGTCTTTTGTCTCAAATGTTCCATGCTTCAAGTACCAAAAACACTCTTAGAATCAGTGCCCAACCAGTCAGCTGAAAACCTCCTAAAACAGAGATggctttaaaaatgcaaatattaagCATTATTTATGGTGATTACTCCTTTGTTTCAATCAATTTTCTGTTAAAGTAGTTAAAACAAAATCTCAAATCATAACTTGTTACTGAAGATGTCAGGccactgttaaaaaaaaaagcttcttatGCTCTTAGGTGCTTGTAACACCTAAGTAGcaattgttaaaaatattttagtggtTACTGCTCTGCAGTGCAATGTGTGTCTAACTCAACTGTTTCATACTTACTTCATAATCATTGTGATCTAGAAGCCAAAATCCTCGAATCAGTTTAACAAGACCCCAAGGGATAGCAAAGGCAGTTAGAAAGGAAACAAGTAaagtttctgttttatttggaAAGAAATGGATGATATCCAGCAGCAAGTAAATTGTCTGAGAGTACCTAATTAAGGCGAATAAATCGCTAAGACCAAAAACTTGTATCACATTACATTTAGCAAAAGAATGAAATAAGAATATGAAAGTCGTAGAAAGCAGAACTTCCCAAAGTATTGATCTTGCCATTTTAAGCTATAAAAACCCATTATATCAATAGGCAGGTCCTAATCTCAAAACTGTATTCTGAATATACTTCCAGAAAGAAACACTTGTGGATTTCTGTAAGGCAATCAAAGAGGCAGATACTGGGTGTTTATACACTGCTCTTACAAACCCAGGCTTCTGCTTCTGTCAGTGAAGCTACCAGCTGGACAGGCAACACACTTCACCATCCAATGCCtaattattaaagaaaacaagttCTACAGCTGTTTATTCTCCCCATTTCCTGTCTTCACACAACCAACACAAATTATGGTGCCCTTACAATGCAACTTGGCACTGACTGCTTGAAACTGTGTTTAAAACTTCATGTGGATCGTGTCTGAGTAAGGCAGCTTGGGACCACaaccatttttaaccctttgcTTTCCAGCCTCTTTTCTTCATTTAGCCAACAAACAACAAAGGAAAGTCTGCATGTTCCAGCAGCTTAAAAATTAGGCTTCAACCCAATGACTGTTCTCAACCCCCTCTTTATTATTCTGTGTACTTGTActttttacacaaaaaaaagcaaacattgttagctgggctgggacacaaATCAGCAACAGGAAAACCACTGCTGTTACAAACCCTTCTGTTCTGAAGCAGCATATTTCAGGCACTGTTCTAATACACAGTCCATTGCTACAGAAAGGAGcgcttaaaaaaattaaaaactattaCATTTTGAAAGAAACTAAGCAAGGTTTTTATCTTGAATATTTTAGGGAACCTGTTTGCTTGTATCAGAAAAGAATTTGCAAAAAACACATAGGTGACAAACATGTAAGAACATTTATGCTGTTATTACTGAAGGAGAAATAACACAATCTGGAAAGGATACAATTGCATGTTTGTCGCTTTCTTCAATGCTTTCTAGCAAATAgagatccagcagggcctgaaatgaaagatgaaaaggttttttaatGCTCCTGTCTTTCACCATCATTGGCTTTAGgggactgctgctgctggggtttgcAGTGAACACAACACTCACATATAAACTAACAGGTGGGTATTTCCCAGTGCCGCCTTCATCTCTCCGCCACAACTTCTCCActtcctctcccagctgggaaacCATTCCATCAATCATCAAGCAATCAGAATCCCATTTGCCTCTGCAACAAAAGGGACCAAGGGCTTGCACAGAGTAAAACACTCATTCCAGCCTTTCAATGTCACAGATTTCAGACTCAGAGCAAAGATGGTCCTTAGCTCACAATCAACTTTTTCATCAAGGAGTCCAATGCACAAACCCAAGAGAAGAGTTGCAATGACCTTTTGGGTTCCAGGTTTGCTTTCATGCTCTGTTACATGTAATGCCAAGGAGAGCAGACAAAGGGTTTTAACTGCAAAAATAATCACTCTCACACAGTCTAACAGTGGCAGCTTTCTAGAAAATTCCTCTAAGTCTTACCTTGATAAGCGCTCGAGTTTCTCTCGGTGACCCGTATAGTAGCTCTGAATCAGAGGATAATCGTAGAAAGGTCTGGACAAATGAATGTGATCATCTTGATTATCTACAGGGGATAAAGTAAAAGCAAGTTAAAGTAAGACCACGTTTTTCAACTAAAATTTTGGTCTAGACAGACAGAAATCACACAACCTCAAGAAGCCTCCAACTCTCAAAGAATCTAATCCTGTTTCTGCCTTTGCTAAAGGAGAACTAAGACAAAACTACTACTGCTGCAAACTGCAGAACTACAACTACTTCTTCTCTCAAGATCAGTTTCATGTTTGCTGTTGATGCTGCATTCAGAGCACATAGGGTAAGTTCAAGGCTACTCCTAAATAAACCACTCTCAAAGGAATGACTTTGTGAACATGTGAGCATCTGTAAAATGATTAAAGCTGAAAATGGAATTTATAAGGTGTCTCAATTAAGAGCATTTCCAAGGTGCACTTTCACCTCAAGCAATAAATCAAAGGTTCAAAACATGCAGGTACTGCTTTTACTATCAAAATGAGTGTGCTGGTACTACAATTTCTGCTTACCTAAACCCTCAGGAAGGAGACTGGATCGACAGAACCAGATCACCACTTGTACATACAAAAAAATGAGGCTGGTTACCATCTGCTTATTTGTCAAGTctgaaaaacctgaaagaaaggcaaaacatGATTTGAGTTTTGCAATTCCTTTCATTTTACAAAACCCCCTTtgcagaacaaagaaaaaatatgaacaaaCACAGTGGAAACCTGTCTTTTTAGTTGTCCCTCTGGATCACTTATGAATTTGAAGGAAAAaccaccaaccaaaaaaccccagtcaCTACAAAGAAACAGAATCACTAAGGattgaaattgaaaaataaagccTAAACTATAAGATATACTCAAGAAGACAACATTTGTTTTCCATATACCAGAGATTTTTACTTTAGCAAAAGATATTATTGTCCTCTTTTTCCCTCGACATGCGAacaacaatttttaaaatcagaagcCAAAAAACCTCAAGGAAATTGCTTTACTCATTTTGGTTTCCTTTCTATTTCCCAGCAATTTGCACACAACTATCAATTGCTAGCTAACAATTAGGAACACTTCTCAGCATTACCACACTCAGTTGCTGCAACTGCTGCCCAGGTGCTTACTCAGCTCAGTGCTGAACCAGTGTACCTTCTCCTACCCAGCCTCATGAACTCCACAACAAGCTGCTCCCCTGAACTCAACGTGGCTTAAATCAAAGTCCCAACTGATCAGATTTAAACCCCTCCTCCCAGCTCAACCTGACTCTCTCCCTGCCATCCAAaacaacagcagctcctgtctccACAGTTACAACCCAAGCATCCTTCCAAAAGTTAACAATCACACCAaaggcccagcagggctctcaCCAACCTTTCTCTGTAAGCTCTCGGGCTTCTGCTAGAAAACAGTTCAGGACTGTGCTCAGgttgctcagcagcagctggcagtgctggagggactGTAATGTCTGCGGGTCAATGAAGTTGCAGGAGCCGTCAAACAGCGGAACACCTTGTCAAGGAGAAACATTGAATCATCACTCAGCACAGCAACTGCACACTTCCAAACTACAACACTTCAACAACCACAAGAGACTTAAAGAACCACTTAAAGAACCAGCAGCATGCACTGGCAGAGTACTGAAGAAGATCCTTTACAAAGAATGACTCCAGGTTTTAAAAACCACCACGCCGCTACTCACATATTTGGTCCAGTTCATCTTTTGTACAGATCACTTTGTTCCACGTCCACTCAAGAACAAACCGTAAATTTACAGCAGAACTTGGCTGctctttaaaaacagaaaacaaaaaggacaTGAAGCCATGATTTCtaaccaaaacacaaacataAAAACAGTGGAAGCAGCATTACCTTCAGAAGTCCAGTGTTTAATGCATCCTGTCAGAAGTTCTAAAGAGcctgtctgcacagcagctgacAGCACTGCCTCTAactgctcctcctgcacagaACAGACAAAAGCAAATCACAACCTCACAGACTTTCCCTCTCAGTCTCACCTTGATAAACACTGCAGTTTCTGTCAGTGACCCCTGTAGTAGCTCTGAATCAGACGCTACCTGAGCCACTGACAGAAGTGTTTGCTGCTGACTGGTTACCCACTCAGACATCAGCTGCAAATGCAGCTAGTTCCATATTCTTGACACTTTCCTCATTCTACCCACAGGCTGGACTGCTGCTTGGTTTGAGGAACACAGGAACGTTTTCCTCTGACATTTCAACTTCATGCAGGCTAGTTTCAATCTCTATTTCTTTGCCTCAGGGTTTCAGTCTTCATTCACTGAGTCCCAGTTAACTATTTCCAGTAACATCCCCTGCTAAGACCCATAATGCACTGTGGGCACACCCCTTTGCCATCAGGAACACATGAAGGGGACAGAGCAAACACCACTGTGTTTGCAGGGAGACAGTGAAGCTGAGGCCAAGCAGCTCCTGAGACTAACAAGACAGGAAGCAGCTCTGACAGCCAAAACATTAGGTTTCAATTTGTTAAAGCACCATAAAAAATGGGAAACATTTCAGTTCTAATGGTCTGGAATGTCAGGCTGTTCAATTACTGTATTCTAATGCCATGGCAGTCCTTGAGAAGGATAATGCACAGGCATGCACACACATGGAAATAATGTAGCAGCTTATTCCAGCTGGTGTTCAGACATTTATTTTAGGTGAAATGATCCTGCATACAAattgacatttttcttttttttttccttgtctctcttttttctaaaacatactcaaaatatgttttccttCTAAGTTAAATTATTACATTCAAAGATATTTCTAGACATTCTGTCATTTGAAAGCATGTGTGATACTTCCATCTTTTTCTGAAATCTGGTTTCAGACAAGGAAACATGCCCAATACTGCTTAGAGTGGCCAAAGAAATTCAAACCCAAGCTTCTTGACTTAATTCTGAAATTTCTCTTTCTAGCATCCAAAAGCAATCCCTCCTCCAATGCATAACAAGTCTCTGAACAATGTAGTCATAATTCAGGAAATGCCATCATaaaacttctttctttcccaaGTTACTTCCCAACCAGAGCTGACATCAGAACATCTAATCAGAATATAAGAGCCTACATCAGACTTGCAAAATAAGCACTATGTGGGCTGGGTCAGCTTGCACAGAGGGGTCTTCCAAGTCAAATTTAGAGTCTGGATCTAAGAATATTATTATTTCTGCTAAATAATGTCAACACCTGCCTCTTAGAGCAACTTGCAAGTAAAACTCAGATGAACTCAGATGGTCATGTCTAGTAGCCTCTACAGCCTTCAGACAAGATGCATATATTTCTCTCTGGATTTTCCAGCATACACCCACCTGACTCAGACTGGACGGCTGGACATCAACCAGTCTTGGAGACAGCAAGCCAGCTACAAGACACCGAGAGTAGCTGTCACGGATGGCTTCACTTATTAAAGGACCAGATTTCTTCAAAAACTTCAGGGTCTGAAACATCAATCAAAACAAGTTAAGACAGCATTCAATGATGGAAGGTTCTGCCTTAAAAAAACCAGCCAAACGAATggtttcaattttttaaaaaataccctGTAGAAGAAAACACCAACCCCTGCAATGCTAAAGGAAGCATGTTCCAGCCTCTCTATCAATACACAGGCCTGGTATTTTCCCTGACACAAATTAAATTCTGTAAAAGTTAAACCTAACAAACAACTTCAAATCACATATCTGTGCTTGTTTGTGCCAAAGCTGAAATATTTAGTGAGCTGGAACTTAATTTGAAAGGGTTTGTTAAAAGCTGTGCAGTGGCTCAAAAATTAGAATTTGGCCAAGGCTGACAGAAAAAACATGCATTTCTTCCTCAACAGTTAAATCACTTTTCACTTTCTCCATGCTGTCCTCCTTTCTCAAGTTCATCAGGGATCAAGACCCCAACTCCACACCATACAAAGAAGTAAACATTTCCCCAGCTTCCACCACACCCATCCTTTCCAGCCATTCAATCCCTGCTCATGCCTCCCTACAACAGTGCCATCTGCATGAAACTGGCACAATATGACTGCAGCTAAGCATGTGGATGGGCAGTGTGAGCATCAAGTGGTCTCTGACACTCAAAGCACTGCAAGAGAAAAGTTACCAAAGGTTCATCTCTTGACACTTTCAATACAGTAAAAAAGTCACCTCCTTCTGGAAGCCGGTGCAAGTCATGTGAACAACTCCCGAGCTGAGCAAGCAGGTCACATCTGCAGAAACAAGGAACATTTGACAGACCCTGGCACCTTCTCACCAGTTTATGCTTTATAAATACTGCTGTCTGCAAAGACAAACCTCCAGCACCACTTTCCTTCCTCACATCACTTACACACATCCCATAAAAAGGAGTTACTCTCTGTCTCTAGAGACTTGAGAGCTATCTAGTGCTGTGCTTTGGGCCTCAGCTCAAAGACttttcattttgggaccatCACCCCTTCCCAGGCCATGTTACAGAAGCTCCAAAATCCAAAACTCAGCCGCCTGTCAAGACTAAGTGCCTTGTCAGGACACAGTAACCAGGTTGGAGAAGGTTTGTGGGGCTtttattggtttggttttcatgTGACAAACAATCAACAAGAAAGAGAACCACTCAAGTGGCATTTCACCTCCACCAAAGCTTGCCACTATTCAAAAGAGAAGCAGTGAAATACCTACCAAAATTATAGGTGCTTGGATTAAAGAACTGTTCAGGTGGTGGATAAGAAGGAGGAACTCCCCGACTCAGACTACGCTCGTGTACCAGAATATCCAAAATGAGGTTTGGAGAAGTCATGCTTATTACAGGATCCAGTGACCACAGGGCAAAATAGGGGCAATCATGAAGGAATTCTTCTGGCCTTAAAGAAAACAAGTGCGTAAGTTCAATAGCAATTTTCAAATTAACCTTTTGTAGAGATGCTGAAACCTCTTAATTAAAACCTACCCTGGAGATTCTGGCATTTGGGCATGATACCAGCGATTGATGTCAAACACTCCCAAATGAACAGATGGTTTTTCTTGACCATAGGTATTCACTTGCCAACTGAAGATTGATACACTGGTGTCAGGAGAGATTACTGTCAAAGACAAGACATTGTTTCTTACTGTAGAAGATATGAGATATTTGCTGTTATTTCATTCATGAAACACAGCACTTAGGAATgataaaagaaattatgaaataGCAACCATCTCTGCAATAGGTTTCAGTGCCTCTTTTTCTTATTCAATTTATATTTGTTTCAAGCAAAATCAAATACACAATTATTAATTAGGTTTTGCATGCTGAATGAATAATTATtcaggggatttggggttttttaatgtggTGAGGTGGTTTGTATTCAGCCAGCTGTCATGCAGGATA
This window of the Ammospiza nelsoni isolate bAmmNel1 chromosome 3, bAmmNel1.pri, whole genome shotgun sequence genome carries:
- the LOC132070922 gene encoding protein ELYS-like: MRDLTAQVTSSLLQFPEVTVEALGEDEITLDSVLCGKFSGGRSGLAWLACGPQLEVVNSVTGERLSAYRFSGVSEQPPAVRVVKEFSWQKRTGLLVGLEEAEGSVLCLYDLGTSKVVKAIAFSGRVTAIEPISNDGGASVSTRHLHQSLRWLFGVAAVATDVGHVLLVDLCLDDLSGSQNEVEASDLEVVTRIPAEVPQRREAVTREGRHLCFQLRSPSGTAVSTLCYISRSNQLVVGFSDGYLSLGSMKTLKKAHYTQVGGERIPVCALTFQEPENDLQNCCYLWAVQSTQQSEGNAVNLHLLQLAFGGRKCLASGEVMYEDFTCCVKLFSLDLSGGIFPWRGQTSNTKFLRCQTIEKFCNHADREDNVNEVISPDTSVSIFSWQVNTYGQEKPSVHLGVFDINRWYHAQMPESPGPEEFLHDCPYFALWSLDPVISMTSPNLILDILVHERSLSRGVPPSYPPPEQFFNPSTYNFDVTCLLSSGVVHMTCTGFQKETLKFLKKSGPLISEAIRDSYSRCLVAGLLSPRLVDVQPSSLSQEEQLEAVLSAAVQTGSLELLTGCIKHWTSEEQPSSAVNLRFVLEWTWNKVICTKDELDQICVPLFDGSCNFIDPQTLQSLQHCQLLLSNLSTVLNCFLAEARELTEKGFSDLTNKQMVTSLIFLYVQVVIWFCRSSLLPEGLDNQDDHIHLSRPFYDYPLIQSYYTGHREKLERLSRGKWDSDCLMIDGMVSQLGEEVEKLWRRDEGGTGKYPPVSLYALLDLYLLESIEESDKHAITIYLLLDIIHFFPNKTETLLVSFLTAFAIPWGLVKLIRGFWLLDHNDYENSLALLFHPATLKTVSWQHMRIIQSLMCQGEHRRALRYMQMMKPSMSSSSEVRLFLTVLLSNRCMVEAWGLLQQHTTKLNIEELLKHMYEICQEMGLMEDLLKLPFTDTEKECLEKFLQTKSGVQNHEFLLVHHLQHANYIPALQLNQSMKANLTNGRDPRLRERAVARNSLLDQYIKVLPTVQRKLAVERAKPYRLPSSVLREVPRPKPLSTATRQANAGNVHTRTSLITKVLSRFKEAWLGNKTTSFSEYKKLLDLVVRPGPSRSVAQDETQQQPSCRASTSFVASSPPRANTDCSSSQNNLPGASELNVLETPLVVKVTEDSAVTA